A genomic region of Globicephala melas chromosome 9, mGloMel1.2, whole genome shotgun sequence contains the following coding sequences:
- the RPA3 gene encoding replication protein A 14 kDa subunit, whose amino-acid sequence MVDVMESPKARINASMLAQFIDQPVCFVGRLEKIHPTGKMFILSDGEGKNGTIELMEPLDEEISGIVEVVGRVTAKATIMCASYVQFKEDNHPFDLGLYNEAVKITHEFPQFFPLGVLQYA is encoded by the exons ATGGTGGACGTGATGGAGTCGCCGAAGGCGCGCATCAACGCCAGCATGCTAGCTCAGTTCATAGACCAGCCCGTTTGCTTCGTAGGGAGGCTGGAGAAG attcatcccactgggaaaatgtttattctttcagatggagaaggaaaaaatggaactATTGAGTTGATGGAGCCT CTTGATGAAGAAATCTCTGGAATCGTGGAAGTAGTTGGAAGAGTAACGGCCAAGGCAACCATTATGTGTGCATCTTATGTGCAGTTTAAAGAAGATAACCATCCTTTTG ATCTTGGACTTTACAACGAAGCTGTGAAAATTACCCATGAGTTCCCTCAGTTTTTTCCTTTGGGGGTTTTGCAGTATGCTTGA